GGCAGGGGCCTCGGCCCCGGGCGCGTCGGCAGGTTCGGCGGATTCAGGCGCGGGGGCCGGCTGCGGGGGGGCGGGCCGCGCCGCAGGCGCGGCAGCATCGGCGGTGGCCAGCACGTCCAGATAGCGGAACATGTTGCAGGCGGCGATAAAGGGCTTGGGCGTTTTGCGCTCGCCCATGCCGATCACCATCATGCCGCCCTCGCGCAGGCGGCTGGCAAGGCGGGTAAAATCGCTGTCGGACGAGACCAGGCAAAAGCCCTCGACCTTGCCGGAATATAAAATGTCCATTGCGTCAATGATCATGGCCGAGTCGGTGGCGTTTTTGCCGGTGGTATAGCTGTATTGCTGGATGGGCGTGATCGAGTGGTCCAGCAGGACGTTTTTCCAGCTGGCCATGTTCGGGCTGGTCCAGTTGCCGTAAATGCGCTTGTAATTGGCCACCCCCTCGTTGGATACCTCGTCCAGAATGATTTTTACGTATTTGTCCGATACATTGTCCGCGTCGATGAGCACCGCGAACCGGCGGTCGATGGGCATGCACAGGCCCCCTTTCTGGTTTCATAGAACCAGTATACCACACAATGGGGCAAAGCGGCGCAAAAAACGCAGGGCAGGGCCATTTTGCTGGTAAACAGGCCCCTTGTGTGTTACAATAAATGCGTGTTTGCGATTGGGGCATTGACAACCGGTCCAAACTGTACCATAATGGTATAGGTAAAAGTTACCGGGGCGTTCTGCCCCGTGAAAGCCCCCCGCCGGGGGCAGGGAGAGAGGAAGGAAAACACCATGCTGAAACTGGAGCACCTGGCCTGGGCAGTGCCCGGCGGCGAGGATATCATCAAGGAGATCGACCTGGAGCTGGGCGACGGCAAGCTGATCGTGGTTACCGGCCCCAACGGCGGCGGCAAGACCACCCTGGCAAAGCTGATCGCCGGGGTGGAGACCGCCACCGGCGGCCGCATTTTGTTCAACGGGCAGGACATCACCGGCATGGACGTGACCGAGCGGGCCAGGCAGGGCATCGCCTACGCGTTCCAGCAGCCGGTGCGGTTCAAGGGGCTTTCGGTGCGGGACCTGCTGGAGCTGGCGGCCGGCGGCCGGCTGGACGAGGCCGCCCTGTGCGGGCTGCTGGGCAAGGTGGGGCTGTGCGCCAACGAGTACATTGACCGGGAGCTGAACGCCAGCCTTTCGGGCGGGGAGATCAAGCGCATCGAGATCGCCAGCGTGCTGGCCCGCGAGGCGCAGCTCTCGATTTTTGACGAGCCGGAGGCCGGCATCGACCTGTGGAGCTTTGCCCGCCTGGTAGAGACCTTTGAGGAGCTGCGGCGCAACGAGAGCGGCACCCTGCTGGTGATCAGCCACCAGGAGCGCATTCTCTCGATCGCCGACGAGATTGTGGTGATCGCCGAGGGCCGCGTGCGGGAGTACGGCCCCCGCAACGAGATCCTGCCCACCCTGCTGGCGGGCGAAAAAGCGGTGCGGTGCCCGCTGGAAAAGGAGGATGCACGGGTATGAACCAGATCACAGACGAATTGCTGCGCATTATTTCCAGTTTTAAAGACGGCACCTTCCACGGCGCCTACAACATCCGGGAGGACGGCCAGTGCGCGGGCCGCCAGTCCAGCGAGAACATCCAGATCGACTCGAAGCAGGGCGCGCCGGGGCTGGAGATCCACATTAAGCCCGGCACTAAGGGCGAGACCGTGTACATTCCCGCCTGCGTAACCCACGCGGGCTTTGACGACCTGGTGTACAACGATTTCTTTGTGGGCGAAGGGGCCGACGTGATTATTGAGGCTGGGTGCGGCGTGCACAGCGACGGCGAGGAGGAGGCCCGGCACAACGGCATCCACCGCTTTATCCTGGAAAAGAACGCCCACGTGGTGTACAAGGAAAAGCACATTGCCAACGGCGCGGGCAGCGGCGCCAAAAAGATCGACCCGGTTACCGACGCAGAGCTGGCCGA
This window of the Oscillospiraceae bacterium genome carries:
- a CDS encoding ABC transporter ATP-binding protein — translated: MLKLEHLAWAVPGGEDIIKEIDLELGDGKLIVVTGPNGGGKTTLAKLIAGVETATGGRILFNGQDITGMDVTERARQGIAYAFQQPVRFKGLSVRDLLELAAGGRLDEAALCGLLGKVGLCANEYIDRELNASLSGGEIKRIEIASVLAREAQLSIFDEPEAGIDLWSFARLVETFEELRRNESGTLLVISHQERILSIADEIVVIAEGRVREYGPRNEILPTLLAGEKAVRCPLEKEDARV